One stretch of Sebastes umbrosus isolate fSebUmb1 chromosome 5, fSebUmb1.pri, whole genome shotgun sequence DNA includes these proteins:
- the gorab gene encoding RAB6-interacting golgin, whose amino-acid sequence MSGWAGFSEEELRKMQQNDSAVPAAAAARGRKPAPANRSRQQLQRERALQLAAQKHSASAASLCLPAEQLLTKPPPPPPAPQPPREEPQPAAPPAGAPAVRQHQPSEVKPAPEEETHPAVKELEKQEVALREKTRLELLQEDQKMIEEGNKRKKALLTKTIAEKSKQTQAEAVKLKRIQKELQALDDMVSNDIGILRGRIEQASWEYSTARKRYEKAETEYVTSKMDLHKKTEVKEQLTEHLCAIIQQNELRKAHKLEELMQQLQLQATEEELERQKVEEEEEEAKKKKKKGGCVETQRDGKQGNGSVENQEGTVQSTKDCRPTEEETVKEEKGGDVQQEHHPMTEAPKTEQDCKTLENCVQSGIVAS is encoded by the exons ATGAGCGGCTGGGCCGGTTTCTCTGAAGAGGAGTTACGGAAGATGCAGCAGAATG ACTCGGCGGTGCCCGCAGCGGCAGCAGCCCGCGGGAGGAAACCGGCTCCAGCGAACCGGAGTCGGCAGCAGCTGCAGCGGGAGAGGGCCCTCCAGCTGGCGGCTCAGAAACACTCTGCTTCAGCCGCGTCTCTCTGCCTCCCAGCGGAGCAACTACTCACCaagccgccgccgccaccaccggCTCCTCAGCCGCCCAGGGAAGAGCCTCAGCCCGCAGCCCCTCCAGCAGGAGCTCCGGCTGTCAGACAGCACCAACCCAGCGAGGTGAAGCCGGCTCCGGAGGAGGAGACCCACCCGGCCGTCAAAGAGCTGGAGAAACAAGAGGTGGCACT ACGGGAAAAGACACGTCTGGAACTACTGCAGGAAGACCAAAAGATGATCGAAGAGGGGAATAAGCGCAAGAAAGCTCTGCTGACAAAAACCATCGCCGAGAA GTCCAAACAGACTCAGGCCGAGGCTGTGAAGCTGAAGAGGATCCAGAAGGAACTCCAGGCCCTCGATGACATGGTGTCCAATGATATCGGCATCCTGAGAGGCAGGATAGAACAAGCCAGCTGGGAGTACTCCACTGCCAG AAAGCGGTACGAGAAGGCGGAGACCGAGTACGTGACGTCCAAGATGGACCTGCACAAGAAGACGGAGGTGAAGGAGCAGCTGACGGAGCACCTCTGCGCCATCATCCAGCAGAACGAGCTGCGTAAAGCCCACAAGCTGGAGGAGCtgatgcagcagctgcagcttcaGGCCactgaggaggagctggagagacagaaggtggaggaggaggaggaggaggcgaagaagaagaagaagaaaggaggctgtgtggagacacagagagacgggAAACAGGGAAACGGTTCAGTGGAGAATCAGGAGGGAACAGTGCAATCAACCAAAGACTGTCGACCCACAGAGGAAGAGACTGTcaaggaggagaagggaggtgACGTCCAGCAGGAGCACCACCCGATGACTGAAGCACCGAAGACTGAACAGGACTGTAAAACATTAGAAAACTGTGTTCAGAGCGGAATTGTGGCCTCCTGA